One part of the Desulfomicrobium macestii genome encodes these proteins:
- a CDS encoding putative quinol monooxygenase, translating to MFVVIVDVVTRKEFADDFREAVMRQGNNSVTREEGCLGFEILQDPENPANFTLYETYTDAATFYDVHRSTPHFKDYALSTAPWVESKSMRVLTKIWPAA from the coding sequence ATGTTCGTCGTCATTGTGGATGTCGTGACCAGGAAGGAATTCGCCGATGATTTTCGAGAGGCGGTGATGCGGCAGGGGAATAATTCAGTCACCAGGGAAGAAGGTTGTCTCGGGTTTGAAATTCTGCAGGATCCCGAAAATCCGGCCAACTTCACCCTCTACGAAACCTACACCGATGCGGCCACGTTTTACGATGTGCACCGCTCAACGCCCCATTTCAAGGACTATGCGCTCTCAACCGCCCCCTGGGTGGAAAGCAAGAGCATGCGCGTTCTGACCAAAATCTGGCCTGCTGCCTGA